Proteins from one Salvelinus namaycush isolate Seneca chromosome 34, SaNama_1.0, whole genome shotgun sequence genomic window:
- the LOC120028386 gene encoding septin-4 — translation MVAGESGLGKSTLVNSLFLTDLYKDRKLLNAEERITQTVEITKHTVDIEEKGVKLKLTIVDTPGFGDAVNNTECWKSVADYIDQQFEQYFRDESGLNRKNIQDNRVHCCLYFISPFGHGLRPLDVEFMKALHEKVNIVPILAKADTLTPTEVKKKKLKIREEIQQYGIKIYQFPDCDSDEDEDFKQQDQELKDSIPFAVIGSNTVVEAKGKRVRGRLYPWGIVEVENSAHCDFVKLRNMLVRTHMQDLKDVTRETHYENYRAHCIQSMTRMVVKERNRNKLTRESGTDFPIPVIPSTTDTETEKLIREKDEELRRMQEMLTKIQEQMHTQKEAY, via the exons ATGGTAGCAGGGGAGTCTGGTCTGGGCAAGTCCACCCTGGTCAACAGCCTCTTCCTCACAGACCTCTACAAGGACAGGAAGCTACTCAACGCTGAGG AGCGGATCACTCAGACAGTGGAGATCACTAAACACACAGTGGACATTGAGGAGAAGGGCGTAAAGCTGAAGCTCACCATCGTAGACACCCCTGGCTTTGGAGACGCTGTCAATAACACTGAATG CTGGAAGTCAGTGGCGGACTACATCGACCAGCAGTTTGAGCAGTACTTCAGGGACGAGAGTGGACTGAACAGGAAGAACATCCAAGATAACAGAGTCCACTGCTGCCTCTACTTCATCTCTCCCTTCGGACACGG TCTGAGGCCTCTGGATGTGGAGTTTATGAAGGCCCTTCATGAGAAGGTCAACATTGTGCCAATCCTGGCCAAGGCAGATACACTCACACCCACCGAGGTCAAGAAAAAGAAATTGAAG ATCCGAGAGGAGATCCAGCAGTATGGGATTAAGATCTACCAGTTCCCAGACTGTGACTCTGATGAGGATGAGGACTTCAAACAGCAGGATCAGGAGCTCAAG GACAGTATACCGTTTGCTGTGATCGGCAGCAACACGGTGGTGGAGGCCAAAGGGAAGAGGGTCCGTGGTCGTCTGTATCCCTGGGGCATCGTGGAAG TGGAGAACTCGGCGCACTGTGACTTTGTGAAGCTGAGGAACATGTTGGTGAGGACACACATGCAGGACCTGAAGGATGTGACACGGGAGACCCACTATGAGAACTACAGGGCTCACTGCATCCAGAGCATGACCCGCATGGTGGTGAAGGAACGCAACCGCAa TAAACTGACCAGGGAGAGCGGCACAGACTTCCCCATCCCTGTGATACCAAGTACCACAGACACAGAGACGGAGAAGCTAATCCGAGAGAAAGACGAAGAG ttGCGGCGAATGCAAGAGATGCTCACAAAGATCCAGGAACAGATGCACACGCAGAAGGAGGCCTATTAA